The Vulgatibacter sp. genomic interval CACCGCAGCCGCAGACCGCCTCGTCGGGCAGGCACTGCGCAAACGCCTCGGAGGCAAGGTGCAGGGCGTCTTCAGTGGTGGTGCGCCCGCCTCCGCCGGGCTCTTTCGATTCTTCGAGGGGCTGGGGATCCCCTTCGTCGAGCTCTACGGATTGAGCGAAACCGCGGGCATGGTCTCCTCCAACCTCTTCTCGGGCCCGCGCTTGCCGGGATCCGTGGGGCTGCTGTCGCCCGATCACGAGGTGGCCTTCAACGACGAGGGCGAGCTGCTGCTGCGCGGGCCGCTGCTGCTCTCCGGCTACCTGGAGCCCGAGGACGCTGCGGACGCCTTCACCCCGGACGGCTTCTTCCGCACCGGCGACCTCGGCCGCCTCGACGAGCGGGGGATGCTGCACATCACCGGTCGCAAGAAGAGCCTGCTCGTGCTGGCCACCGGGAAGAAGGTCTCGCCAGAGCCCCTCGAGCAGGCGCTGGTCTCCACCCATCCGTTCCTCGGCGCGATGTTGCTCGGCGAGGGCCGCAACTTCGTCACCGCCGTGGTCTTCGTCGCGCGCGAAGAGGTGGAGCGGCTCGAGCGCGTAGGACAGGCGCCCGCTTCCGCTCTCCTGCCGCTCGTGCACACGACGTTGGCAGCTTTCTCCGATTACGAGCTTCCGAAACGTCTGCACGTGGCGCCCGGAGCGCCGGAGGACTATCCGGATCTGCTGACCCCTTCGCTCAAGATCAAGCGCGAGGCGGTGCTGCAGTGGCTGGGGCCGGCGGTGCAGGCGCTCTACGCAAAGCGGGAATAGCTGCCGGCCGAATTGCCGCGTGCTGCGAGGCGAAACACACGCGGCCGCTCGGCATCCTCTCCCGGCGCTTCCGGCGTGCAGGCGCAGGAAGCGTCGGAGAGGAGCAGCGATGCGAAGGACCACGAACGCCGCGGCGATCATCGCCGCTGCACTGCTCGTGGGTGCCTGCGGCACCACGGAAGGAATCCGGATGACGGGCGAATCCCACCGCACGGCGATGGAGGCGGACCGCGAGGCGATTCGCCGGCTCATCGAGGCATCGAACGAGCACCAGAACGACCCGGAGCGCTACGGCGCGTTGCTCACCTCCGAGGTGGCGATCGTCAACATCGCGGGGCGGCGCGTCCTCGGCCGCGAGGAGATCGTACGAGCGGTGCGGCAGGCCGTCTCCGGTCCGCTGGCGCGCGTGCTCACGCGCATCGAGCTCGTCGACATCCGCTTCCTGCGCCCGGACGTCGCCCTCGCGAGCGGCATCAAGCACGTGTCGGACGAACGCAGGCCCGGCGAGGTGGAGGCGAGCCTTCCGACGAAGGGCAGCGTGACCTTCACCGTGGTGAAGGAAGGGACCGAGTGGAAGATCGCTTCGTCGCAGACGACGCCGATCCGCTGAGTCCTTCTCCACGCCGGGTCGGGCAGAACAACCGCGGAGCCGCCCCCGCATTTGCGAAGGCGGCTCTTGGTGACAGCTGGCGGGCGAGCATCCGCCAGACTGGGACGAGCCCTCCTACGCAGCCGGGCGGCGCAGCGACGCGAGCGCCTCCTCGAGCCGGACCTCGCCCTCGAAGCCCCCCGCCGAGACAGCCGAACGCTGCTCCTCGATGGCGTGGGCGAACTGCACCGCCGGATCGGCCTCCAGCTTCTCGAAGAGCCGCTGCAGGGCCGGGTAGTCCCGACGGTCGACCACGTCGTGGTAGCGGGTCCAACGGGCGATGCCGACGAAGTAGGCGTCCACCAGGGTGCGGTGCTCACCGAGCAGCCAGGGGCGATCGCCGAGCATGGCCTCGAGCTGCGCGTGGGCCTTTCGGACCTTGGCCCGACCGTACTCGGTGAGCGCCTGCTTCGCCTGCGGCTCCAGCTCGTGCTCCACGGCGTACCAGAGCGGCGCGAAGGAGCCGAAGAAGCTCGTGTTCAGGAACCCCAGCATCTGGTTCCAGCGGTCGAAGTCGTGGGTCCCCTGGGGGAAGGCGAGGCGCCGGTCGGTCCCGCGTGCGCCGAGGTGGTGGAGGATCGCGACGGTCTCGCTGATGACCGCACCGTCGGCGGTCAATAGGGAGGGCGTCTCTGCGACCGGGTTGATGCGCCTGTAGGCGTCGCTCGTGACGACGCTCGGCATCTCGATGCGGCCCAGCCGATAGGGCTGCCCGAGCCACTCGAGCGCGACGATGGATCCGAAGGAGCAGCCCGAGGGAACGCCGTA includes:
- a CDS encoding SgcJ/EcaC family oxidoreductase yields the protein MRRTTNAAAIIAAALLVGACGTTEGIRMTGESHRTAMEADREAIRRLIEASNEHQNDPERYGALLTSEVAIVNIAGRRVLGREEIVRAVRQAVSGPLARVLTRIELVDIRFLRPDVALASGIKHVSDERRPGEVEASLPTKGSVTFTVVKEGTEWKIASSQTTPIR
- a CDS encoding glutathione S-transferase family protein; this encodes MTPILFYGVPSGCSFGSIVALEWLGQPYRLGRIEMPSVVTSDAYRRINPVAETPSLLTADGAVISETVAILHHLGARGTDRRLAFPQGTHDFDRWNQMLGFLNTSFFGSFAPLWYAVEHELEPQAKQALTEYGRAKVRKAHAQLEAMLGDRPWLLGEHRTLVDAYFVGIARWTRYHDVVDRRDYPALQRLFEKLEADPAVQFAHAIEEQRSAVSAGGFEGEVRLEEALASLRRPAA